ctttgtccacaactgcatgagcaaatagtcaaacagtttaagaacaacatttctcaaagtgctactttaacattaacttaactttaactttaattacaagaaatttagggatttcattatgcacggtccataatattatgtaatggttcagagaatctggagaaatcactccacttaagccgCATgcccgaaaaccaacattgaatgaccgtgaccttcgatccctcagacggtgctgtatcaaaaaccgacatcaatctctaaaggatatcaccacatgggctcaggaacacttcagaaaaccactgtcactaaatacagtttgtcgctacatctgtaagtgcaagttaaagctctactatgcaaagcgaaagccatttatcaacaacatccagaaacgccgtcggcttctctgggcctaagatggactgatgcaaagtggaaaagtgttctgtggtctgacgagtccacatttcaaatagtttttggaaatattcgtcatcgtgtcatccggaccaaaggggaagcaaaccatccagactgttatcgacgcaaagttcaaaagccagcatctgtgatggaatggggatgctttagtgcccaaggcataggtaattTATACATCTATGAATtctccattaatgctgaaaggtacatacaggttttggaacaacatatgctgtcatctaagcgcagtctttttcatggacgcccctgcttatttcagcaagacaatgccaagccacattcagcacgtattacaacagcgttgctttgtaaaaaaagagtgcgagtactttcctggcccgcctgcagtccagacctgtctcccatcgaaaatatgtggcgcattatgaagcaaaaaatacgacagcggagaccccggactgttgaacgactgaagctctacataaaagacgaatgggaaagaattccactttcaaagcttcaacaattagtttcctcagttcccaaacatttattgagtgttgttaaaagaaaagatgatttcccaactactttggcacgtgttgcagccatgaaattctaagttaattattatttgcaaaaaaaaaataaaagtttatgagtttgaacatcaaatatcttgtttttgtagtgcattcaattgaatatgggttgaaaaggatttgcaaatcattgtattctgtttatgtttacatcgaacacaatttcccaactcaaatggaaacggggtttgtatattattgttttatttttttaaagagttCACCTTAACCATTCCAGGAATAAGATGTCCTCTGTTGTCCGCAACAAATGTGGTGTGGCCCTTTAGTGGTCTgggtgacttaaaaaaaaaaaaaaaaaaaagagtgccccGTTTGAAATAGATTCTATATATCTGAAGTGATTTAGGTCATATACACATGCTTTGTGAATTGTATACTATTTTTCTATTCGTAAGATAAATTCCTTTGTTAATAAATGTGGGTTGATTTGATGGCGGAACCAATATTCGCTCTGTATGTGTTGTAGGACGTTATTTATTGGTGCACCCGCTACTCTACCACAGAAAATAGTCAGtcttaatggcctactgaaacccacgactaccgaccacgcaacacatgccaatacggccgggttagtttactaaactgcaattttaaattttgcgcgaagtatcctgttgaaaacgtcgcgttatgacgcgtgtgcgtgacgtcacagattgtagcggactttttcatccagcaccgatcccagctataagttgtctgctttaatcgcataattacacagtattctggacgtgtgttgctgactcttttgcaatttgttcaattaataatggatagatcaaagaagaaagatgtaggtgtgaAGCGGCGTACACACAAATAGccgctgtttccttgtttacattcccaaaagctgacggtgaagctttaatatggaacagagcggtcaagcgaacatggttccctaccaaatgtcaaccggcaggtttcggtgagaaaatggtggcaataagtcggctcttaccgtagacatgagcggagagtttgcgtccttcctgcagctgcagactcttGCCTCCTTCCAACGGCCGCCCCTgactgtcggatgcttacaccatggaggagggggggaaacaAATATCTCAGCCCGGTTCCCTTGCCTCgacaagaaacgtggcttcccacaggagacactggcggtcgccacacccctccgactttcaggtatgaccatataatctcactaaaacactattatcctagtaatgtgtctaataacgcctagtccttcactctcactttcctcatctatgaatctttcatcctcgctcaaattaatggggaaattgtcgctttctcggtccgaatcactctcgctgctggtggccatgattgttaacaatgtgaggatatgaggagctccacaacccgtgacgtcacgcacacatcgtctgctacttccggtacaggcaagaattttttattagcgaccaaaagttgcgaacttcatcgtggatgttctctactaaattatttcagcaaaattatggcaatatcgcgaaatgatcaagtatgacacatagagcggacctgctatccccgtttaaataagaaaatctcatttcagtaggcctttaagtgattgattgatggaaacttttattagtagattgcacagttcagtacatattccgtacaattgaccactaaatggtaacacccgaataagtttttcagcttgtgtaagtcggggtccacgttaatcaattcatggtaaaaagttgCCATTGTAACCAACCTAAAAACTTTATTTAGTCCTCTAGTGTATGCAGCCAATGaggtaaattaaaatatatattgtttgtaCTTTCAAACACATGTTTGCTACGAGTCATTTAAATGCGATGCTTTTCGAAGTTTAATGCTAAACATTAGCCAAACAGCATGCTAATAGCCCACTAGCATGTTAGCAAGCATAGTTAGCAAACATGCAGGAAATACAAGTATATTTAAGTGGAAGTTTGAgctgtaaatacatgttttgttgtctttatgATAAATATCTTGTGTTATactatacatacttgccaaccttgagacctccgatttcgggaggtgggggctgggggtcgtggtcaggggtggggcggaggcgtggtttgggggcgtggtcgggtcagggggcatggttaagaggagagtatatttacagccaattcaccaactcgagtatttcatatatatttcatatatatatatatatgaaatatttaactttcagtgaattctagctatatatatttattttattatatatataaataaaataaatagttgaatttcagacggcacctatcaaatacacagtaataaaaacagagttgttctactaactgtactgtgcttgctggttactaaaaaaaaaacacacttacctttcactatttgaataacttcacttccgagtttccagaagatggcgccagtatgtgctttgccctgccgtctctcgctgtcagctctgttggtTTTTGTGTTTGCGTTTATTTTCGtgtctgtcagctcactgcttgtgtatgaccgccaaacactgttggatctttcccactgatatgatcaacttcgacgttggtttttctaCGTCCCAGTCAgatttttcacctggccggattcctgccttcctttcccgcctcgtggctcctctcccccgccatcTGGATTAGCTGTTTCCTTGGAcctgctggcccccgccaggttcggtcttgtgaacgcaagatctttgacaaacaaaacgtttatcctgaaggatttcttcacttcccgcagacttgacttcctctgtgtgacggaaacatggctgggagccggtgagtccgcccctcttaatgaacttctgcctccggagtgttcctactttaattttccgcggtcgtccggtccaaaaggaggaggattagcagtcgtatttaaaaatgactttaaatgcttcgaactgtgcatgtctgagctggagggggcgtggcctccagttccaggtgaatttcgggagattttcgggagaaaatttcttccgggaggttttcgggagaggcgctgaattttgggagtctcccggaaaatccaggaaggttggcaagtatgatgctaTATGTTATTAGTATATTTTGTACAGTTCTCACAGCATGCCTATGAACATTAAATGcctattgaaaaaaaattaccttttttttggTAATTTCTACTGGGAGTAACTACAATTACGACTTGTGAGGCTACCACTCGGCCAACATCACAAGACAAGACAGAAGTGCTGATGTATAAAACAAATAACGCTACCAACCTTGTTAACTTGCTTCGCCTGACACCAGTTCTGTAGCCTCTTTGGCCTGAATGCGTCGTCATACTGCCGATGGAAAAGCACGTACTTAAAATATACATTTgagaaataaaaaattattacttGTTCGAATTAATTCTGAACGATATTTACCTGGTTTGCTGAGTAGCAGGTGGACATATTTGCATCTACACTGGAATTTACGGCTGAGTTTGTTTGGCTGCCTGGTTGCATAACAACTCGGTCATGTGACTTACGTTAGCGTGATGTCGACAACACAAAGTCACGTTGTCACACTTGTAGCAAAGGAAAGAAACTATAGCAGCGCTATGTCACTCAGTTAGCCATGATGTATGTTTTATTTAAGGGGAACATCATCATATCCAGCTTAATAGGGCAATAACGCTCCCTTCTGCTGGAGGTCATACTGTTTgatattcttcatctcatttTTCCACAATAGCGATCGTAATAACCATAAGACTAGATGCGTAGCTTAAAAGCTGCTAGCTTATCTCATTAGCATAGTGTAGACCATCTCCTGGACACTGGACGCTTCTGGCATCTCAAATAAAGCAGTCATGGCGTCAGGCCTGTTCGGTCTTGTCCTCCTAAACTATTGTGCCATTTTGGCCACCAATGTGTTCGCGGACGATGACGCGTGTCTAGCCTACAAGCAGGATTTGACCAGCGAATATCACCCCTATGACCAATGTTTTGGAGAATTCTGCTGTGGTGAGTGCCGGCATCGGTATTGCTGCACCAACAATAGATATCGTTTCTCTGCGGATGATCAAAAACAGTGCGATAGTCATCCATTCTTGTCAGTGTTGATCTGCTTGATCGGCGGTTGTTTCTTTGGTATGGTGGTGTGCGACTTATGTTTGTGCAAGCTGTACCGCAGGCTCAGGCCTTTGGTTGCACCAATCACCCTCACCACGGTTCTGGCCACCACCGCTCGGCTTTTCCCCCGACAACCAACGGCATTGCGCAGGCAACCCCACCCCTATCAGAGGGCCCCCGATCCAGCCCATCAACCTGTACCAATCCAGCCAGTACCGCGGCCAATGCCCACCATACCTCACCCAGGACCACCGGTCACACTGGGACCACCGCCAACGTATCAGGAAGCCACGGGACCACCACCAACGTATCAGGAAGCCATAGGACCACCGCCATCGTATCAGGAAGCCACGGACCCTGCCTTCCCTTGCCACCCGATGACTTACAGCCAAAGTCAAGGCTCCCAACCCATTGCACCCGCAAGCCAACGCTCCGAGGGGCCGGACAGACTACCTGGCTGAGCCCACGTACAACCCAGCTTCTGGTTAACTGTCTCGCTGGTCAGCTGCGACATCCCGAAGGAACATTTGTAAAGTCATAATTTACCTTTCTTCGTTGAAGGATGCTCAGATGAGGCTTTCAATAACTTGAGCCGATTGGACAACAAGCTTCTAGCATGCTCCGGCACAAGAAACCACCTGCTGGCAGGATGTATAATTACAAACTTCTCTATCTTTACCACATAATGTGATTCATTGAATGTTTGTGTCTGTTAAAGCTTTTGGAAAAGACTATCACAATTAATGCTCTACCAATTGGATTTTCTAGTTAAATCTACACATGTAtagtaaaatatgttttaatatgttATTAAATAGTTTTTTACCGTTGCTCTCCAATAATGCtgctatttatatatttattttttgatagacatgcacctggggataggttgattggcaacactgaaattgaccctattgtgtgaatgtgagtgtgaatgttgtctgtctatctgtgttggccctgcgatgaggtggcgacttgtccagggtgtaccccgccttccacccgattgtagctgagataggcgcaagcgccccccgcgaccctgaaagggaataagtggtagaaaatggatggatggatatggtatttatttttaatatgattCTATTTCGCCCAAGTATTGAACGATACGGCAGGTGTTCTTATGTTTTTTCTGTCGCCTTCGGAAAATGTTATAAGTAGTTTCAGAAAAACGATGAAACTATGATGTAGCTCGGACAATGATGTGCAGAACAGATAACAGTTACTTGATTTTTAGTTTTAAGTGACTCTTTTTTAGTTTTAAGTGACTCTTTTTTTCCTGAATATTCCTCCCCATCATCCCGCTATTGTTTTCTGGTGACTGTTCAAAAGAGAATAAAAATACAGCATGTGTTACCTCAATAGACGTAATATTTACAGTAGGAAGCATATTCGACGACTGACATATATCCGGATTCCAAACTGACAACTCTCAAAAGCGCACATTTTCAATGAAGCCACGTCCCGAAGCGGCTTTGCGTCACAGCCTGGCAGCGAGGATTTACACCTCATCATTTCTGGCTCCTTCCCTACATGAAGCAAGCCTCGATAAGCCTCCTCCTccattaaacaaaaacagaatcttGCAATAAGCCTTTTCGAGTTGTCCGTTTTCCCTTAGGAAGTAAACCAGCAACTCTACAGCAGAAAATCCCAATTTGTGTCTCTGAATGTTAGAATAATTGCTTCTaaattggggcggcatggcgtagtgggtagagcggccggccagaaacctcagggttgcaggttcgcttcccgcctattgacatcccaaaaaattactgccgttgtgtccttgggcaggacacctcaccctttgcccccggtgccgctcacactggtgaatgaatgatgaatgaattataggtggtggtcggaggggccgtaggcgcaaactggcagccacgcttctatcagtctactgatgtagcttaccaccaccaggtgtgaatgaatgttgagtcccacttctctgtgagagctttgagtgtttagaaaagcgcgatatataaatttaagttatttaaattatcacaaaaactttgtgttacattgagttcccagcgagaagaccaaaagctgtctttggaacctaccaagagtaaggttcataaaactccactgtgtaggggggaacCACAAAGAAGGTGTTCCTGTTTTTCATGTATTAGAAtcaaacagaaagatattgtatTTCCCAAGGACTGGAAGCGAGGTGGGGGCAGGACCGGAGTTCCTTCCAGGCGACTTCCTTTTCATCAACTGTTTTACGAACgtctctttgaactcttttacgaacctcttgtttgaaatgtttttatgaccttttctgtgaactgtttacgacctcgtccttagaaacagctgtgtcatgtggtcagagaaagtcaaataaaggagGACttatacaatctttcgccagagcatggtggaagactgtacaaagtaCAATCGCCacatttctcctcaattgagtccAAATTgagttctgtctctgtttaattctttgcttcttgtcttgtttacagtaatagacgtcatcagtgtttgaacatgacactgaatgttgtcattcatccaggtcattgtaatctcagggcattccatcgattgcaactggactgcttgTTTTTTCTTGGAagatgttttgcctctcatccaagtaggcttcatcagttcatgctcatagacttagattggtcatatctagtcatggacttagatttgtcagatctagtccagcggatggtgccaaaaccccaaatatagTCCAAAACCaagagggtgtgcctgggcaaggatggttttgccctatCATAGTGAGAAAAGAAGCTGTTTAGTTGCAAACAAAcaatcctaactgtcaaagccaaAGACAGGCGTTGAataatttcccctcgttagcattgaggttTTGTGTGGCAAAACGATCGCTGTGGATTGACTACTACCAGTCCGAAATAGTCGAAATCCGCCGCATATACGTTCCATTCGGGTGTAAACAAATGGTAAAATTTGCATACCGGTCaccttctgtgaccagaatgtttttAACTGctgttttttgttggaggctgaattgcagagtcttttaggaatggttgaatgGACAGAGACAGGTGGTGTGGCAGACAACCTCTATCAAAGGAGTAAattttcaaccttgacatagatggGTTCCTCCACTCTTTCGTACTACCTGTACATTTTTGTTAAATgagtgctgtttctccctgaggtgcaagtAGACAGAGTTTGCCCGTCTATGCTGTGCCGTGTGTCTGCTTAGTGGTTTTGTTTTCCCAATATTCGGATTAGTGCATTCATCATACTGGATAGCATACACCGGAGTatttttgtgggtgtggggtgtcAGGCCTTTAGAATGCACCagtctctgtctcagggtgttgACTGGTCACAGAAGGTGACCAGAATCCGATTTGTGCAATTTggttacaactgaatggaatgcttacGTGGGGGAGTCCGACTATTTTGGTTAAGTACACTGAAATGTCATAaaattaattttcatacactatatTTTTGAACACTggatatgatcagtgtcagagcttggtccgcattgccggcagtaagtcggacccgtttccagttagggttggactccgccaaggctgccctttgtcaccgattctgttcataacttttatggacagaatttctaggcgcagtcaaggcgttgagggtatctggtttggtggctccaggattaggtctctgcttttttgcagttgatgtggtcctgatggcttcatctggccaagatcttcagctctcactggatcggttcgcaaccgagtgtgaagcgacagggattggaatcagcaccttcaaatcAGAGTCCACGGTTCTCGTCCGGAATAGGGTGGAGTGCAATCTCTGAGTTGGGAGGAGATCTcacctcaagtggaggagttgaagtaccttggagtctttttcacgagtgagggatgAATGGATTGTGAGATTGCctggcagatcggtgcggcgtcttcagtaatgcggacgctgtatctatctgttgtggtgaagaaggagctgagccggaaggtaaagc
The DNA window shown above is from Nerophis ophidion isolate RoL-2023_Sa linkage group LG06, RoL_Noph_v1.0, whole genome shotgun sequence and carries:
- the LOC133554387 gene encoding protein shisa-4-like translates to MASGLFGLVLLNYCAILATNVFADDDACLAYKQDLTSEYHPYDQCFGEFCCGECRHRYCCTNNRYRFSADDQKQCDSHPFLSVLICLIGGCFFGMVVCDLCLCKLYRRLRPLVAPITLTTVLATTARLFPRQPTALRRQPHPYQRAPDPAHQPVPIQPVPRPMPTIPHPGPPVTLGPPPTYQEATGPPPTYQEAIGPPPSYQEATDPAFPCHPMTYSQSQGSQPIAPASQRSEGPDRLPG